One Methanobacterium formicicum DSM 3637 genomic window, AACCAGAGAACAATACTGTGGGAATGCAAAATACAGGAATGCCTTTACCATCCCTTGTAATGGCACTGTTACTTGTATTGACTGGTTTATCCGCAGTCATTTTCAGAAAAAAATAACGGGAAATTTTTTCCCAATTTTTTTTTTGAAAGAACAATAAAATCAACGAAAAGATTCTATTTATAAATAAATTCTATTTAAAACTAAAATTTTTCGACTAAAATCTTTTCATGAATAAATGAATTTTCCCTGGTTTTTTAGAATATGGCCTTTTTCCATAACTTTCTGCCCCCGTACCAAGGTCATAACTGGCACTCCCTGGACATGAAAACCTTCAAATGGGGAATATTTGGCTTTAGATTGGAAATTAGCAGGATCAATAACATATGATTTCTTTAAATCAATCACTACCAGATCTGCATCCATTCCCTTTCTTATAAAACCTTTATTGGGGATATTAAATATTTTTGCAGGGTTTTCACATAGTAATCGTTTGATATCTCCAACAATTATTTTACCCTGATTCAACTGGGTTAAAAGAAGGGGTAATGCAGTTTCAAGTCCAGGAATACCTGGAGGAGCATTCCACACGTCTTTATTTTTTTCTTCAAGTGTGTGGGGGGCGTGATCGGTTCCCACTATATCTATTTGGGATAAATTATCCACAGTTAATCGGTTTTTCTCATCACGCAGTGGAGGGTTAGTCTTGGCCAGGTTACCATATTTTCTCAGGTAACTTGAATTCAGGAACAGGTGGTGAGGTGTAATTTCAGATGTCACATTCAATCCATCATTTTTGGCTTGATTTATGATTTTTTGAGATTTTGGGGTGCTGACATGGCAGAAATGTATTTTTTGGTTGAATTTTTTCGACAGTAAAATGGCTTTCTGGATTGCTTCAATTTCAGCCTGGGGTGGACGAGCTTGTGAATATAATTCAGGATCAGATCCTTCCTTTTTCATTTTATTGGTGCACTGCTTAACCACATCTGGATCTTCAGCATGTAATGAAATTAATGGATGACTAGGAACTCCATTTAGTAGATTATCTCGAACCTCATTTATCTTACAGAAAGCCTCTATTAAAAAGTCACAATCTACTAGATCCATAAAAATTTTGAATGATGCTGGCTTATATTCAGTAAGCTCTTTGATAGAAGCTAGATCAGCAACTCCAACATGTAGACCAAAGTCCACCAAACTCTTTTCCCGAGCGATCCTCATTTTTTCTTTCAATGCCTGGGTTGTATTGGTGGGCGGAATTGTGTTAGGCATATCAATAACCGTTGTAAAACCCCCAGCGGCAGCAGCAGCACTACCTGAGAAGAAATCCTCCTTTTTAGTGAGTCCAGGATCTCTAAAATGAACATGAGCATCGATAAGTCCGGGAAGAACCAGTTTACTATTAACATCAATGGTTGAACTAGCATCTGTGGGTAATTTTTTGATAGAAACTATTTTCCCATCTTCAATTCCTAAACAAACCTCTTCAGTTCCTATATCAAGTTTACAGTTGGTAATACATATATCCAGCATATTTAACGCCCTATAATTTAATTATTTTTTTTAATTTAGCATTTTTCAATTACAATCATTTTCACAGTAGATGTTTCTGTAAGGATAATCATATAACATTGATGATGTCAATAAGTAATGGGGATGTCATGTCTTCTGTAGAAAATTTAGTAAAAGCAATGATAGTCAGGGACAGGAAAACATTCCTGAAAGATGCACGTTTTCTGCCTAAATATCCTAAATCTAAATTGGATTCACCTGACATGGAATTTGATTCACCTGATATGGGATCAAATCCGCAAAATCCTGGGCCAGATTCACTTGATATGGGATCAGATTTGCCGGATACAGGATCTGATTCATCTGATACTAAAATATTAGCTGATTTCACAGAATACAACCCCCTGCATAAAGGTCATCTGCACTGCCTTCTGGAGGCCAAAAAAAAGGTTCCAAATGGAATATTCGTGGCAGTAGTCCCCGGACTATTCGAACGCAGTGGAAGAGGATTACCTTACATCATGACCCGACAGGCACGTGCCAGGGCAGCCATTGCGGTTGGTGCTGATATCGTGGTTGAAGGTCCCCCTATGGGTATAATGGGATCAGGACAGTACTCACTCTGCCTGGCCAAGACATTCCAGGCCCTGGATGCAGATTATATCCCCCGAGGGTATAAACCGGATCCGGACTTTGAAATTCTACTGGAAAAAATAGGCAGAGGCACTGGAGTAGCTCCCAAACCATACCGTATGGTGGATATGGAAAATGGAGAAGTTTTATTAAAGGGTAAACTCAATGAAGATAATTACGTTATTGTATCTTTATCAAAGTCACTTACTAAAATTGGCTTCAACTTCAAGAATAAATTCATATTCATACCCAGGATAGAGGGAGTAAGTGGAACTGTAATTAGAGAAGCAGTTGTATCTGGAGTTTTAGCATCAGCCGAGGAAATGTTACCTCCTGAAACAATAAGGATCATGAGGGAAGAGATGGAAAATAAAAGAGCACCTCTTCACCAGACTCGGGATGAGAAAACTATCCTTTTCACAGCTAACAATGCCACAGTTCCTGATCTAAAATCCCTTAGCCTACTTGATGAGCGTACCATTGAGAATATGATCGATAAAAGGCCATTCAATAATCTAACTGAAATAGAAAGTTGTATTGCGCGTGGATTCAGTAGACATCATGTTCAAAGGGTCTTATCCTCATTGGAGGCGCGTATTGATAGGGACACCATGCATAGATATATTGAGAATTACCCCTCAACCATACGCATATTAAACTATAAAAATAAAGAAGTTCTAAGAGAATTTAAAAAGAGATTATCACATAGGAGGCTAGAGATATGCCAGTGAAGAATGGAGACTTTATAAAGCTTGAATACACCGGAAAAATTACTGAAACCGGTGATATCTTTGATACTACTGTTGAAGAGTTAGCAGAAGAAAACGGAATACACTCAGACAAGAAAACTTACGGACCAATATCCATAATCGTGGGTGGAGGTCATGTCCTAAAGGGAATGGAAACTGCACTGGAAGGCATGGAAGCAGGTGAAGAAAAAACCATCCAACTAACTCCTGAAGAAGCATTCGGTGAACGTGACCCTGGTATGATCCAGCTGGTTCCAATGTCCGAGTTCAAAAAACAGGGCATAAAACCACAGGTAGGAATGGCCATCACCTCAGAAGGAAACACTGGTATCATAAGGAGTGTTAGTGGAGGTCGAGTAAGACTGGACTTCAACCATGAACTTGCCGGTAAAAACCTGGAATACCAGGTAAAAGTAGTGGAAATCATTGAAGATGACACTGAAAAAATCAGAAGCCTAATCGACCTGCATTACCCTGCCCCCAACCTGGACTCTGAAAAACACCAGGTAACCATTGAAGATGATAAAGTCATCATCGCAATGGATGAAATGGCCAAATTCGACCAGCGCCCTTACATGGATGTAACCATGGCCAGGTTCCGCATTGCACGGGACATCCAGGAAAACATGGACATTGCTACAGTAGACTTCATTGATTCATTCACCCGCAAGGAAGAAGTAGAAGAGTCTACTGAAGAAGAAGTTTCTACTGAAGAAGTTCCAGAAAAACTAACTGAAGAAGAAACCAAAGAAGAATAGGCCCATTTCAGTCTAATCCTTCTTTATTTTTTTAATTTTTTAATTTTTTAATAGCAACGAATATTTATACTACAAATTTACTATTTCTTAATTATAGCTACTCTATTTTGATTTAAGTCTTCATAACTGGCATTTTTCGTATAAAATGATATTTTTAAGGAATTGAACTAAAAAA contains:
- a CDS encoding dihydroorotase family protein: MLDICITNCKLDIGTEEVCLGIEDGKIVSIKKLPTDASSTIDVNSKLVLPGLIDAHVHFRDPGLTKKEDFFSGSAAAAAGGFTTVIDMPNTIPPTNTTQALKEKMRIAREKSLVDFGLHVGVADLASIKELTEYKPASFKIFMDLVDCDFLIEAFCKINEVRDNLLNGVPSHPLISLHAEDPDVVKQCTNKMKKEGSDPELYSQARPPQAEIEAIQKAILLSKKFNQKIHFCHVSTPKSQKIINQAKNDGLNVTSEITPHHLFLNSSYLRKYGNLAKTNPPLRDEKNRLTVDNLSQIDIVGTDHAPHTLEEKNKDVWNAPPGIPGLETALPLLLTQLNQGKIIVGDIKRLLCENPAKIFNIPNKGFIRKGMDADLVVIDLKKSYVIDPANFQSKAKYSPFEGFHVQGVPVMTLVRGQKVMEKGHILKNQGKFIYS
- a CDS encoding peptidylprolyl isomerase, with protein sequence MPVKNGDFIKLEYTGKITETGDIFDTTVEELAEENGIHSDKKTYGPISIIVGGGHVLKGMETALEGMEAGEEKTIQLTPEEAFGERDPGMIQLVPMSEFKKQGIKPQVGMAITSEGNTGIIRSVSGGRVRLDFNHELAGKNLEYQVKVVEIIEDDTEKIRSLIDLHYPAPNLDSEKHQVTIEDDKVIIAMDEMAKFDQRPYMDVTMARFRIARDIQENMDIATVDFIDSFTRKEEVEESTEEEVSTEEVPEKLTEEETKEE
- a CDS encoding nucleotidyltransferase family protein, producing the protein MSSVENLVKAMIVRDRKTFLKDARFLPKYPKSKLDSPDMEFDSPDMGSNPQNPGPDSLDMGSDLPDTGSDSSDTKILADFTEYNPLHKGHLHCLLEAKKKVPNGIFVAVVPGLFERSGRGLPYIMTRQARARAAIAVGADIVVEGPPMGIMGSGQYSLCLAKTFQALDADYIPRGYKPDPDFEILLEKIGRGTGVAPKPYRMVDMENGEVLLKGKLNEDNYVIVSLSKSLTKIGFNFKNKFIFIPRIEGVSGTVIREAVVSGVLASAEEMLPPETIRIMREEMENKRAPLHQTRDEKTILFTANNATVPDLKSLSLLDERTIENMIDKRPFNNLTEIESCIARGFSRHHVQRVLSSLEARIDRDTMHRYIENYPSTIRILNYKNKEVLREFKKRLSHRRLEICQ